TTTAAGCATTtctttaaatacacatttaacCTTAGCTAAGACTATGTCCTGTTAATGTGAGTTTATTTAAGCTTCGTTAGTTTATGAGACGATATACTGTGACAACGTTAACAGATACGAACCTGAATTTGTCCTCGTGCCTTTCTCGGTGAATTTGGAAGAACTCTTGGGAAATCTACACAGTCCATGTTTATGTAAATACGCTACGGTttaaaaatattacagaaaaatgaaataaataataatatattacaaATTTACACCCCAGGAAAGATTACGGCGCTAGAAACTCTTGAATGTGGCGCGCCGCTGTTTTGTGGGCGTCTTTATCTAAGACTCAACCAATGACGAGGAGTCACGTGATTCTGTGAACCAATTGGAACCAAAGAAAAGGACAGCGCCTCTGCTCACCAATCAGAGCACACAACGTCATACGTCCTAGTGGGAAGTGCTTGCTCGGTAAAGAGGGGTTTGCTTTCAACATGACCCAACAGCTGCCTGCAAACCGACGAACATGACCCAACATGACCATGcgtaattatttattattatattattatttatttattataaatcTGTGGTGTTCAACCTTCTACATCTATGGCTTGTATCCAGATCAAGAAAAGCAGCTTGTGTTAAGGTGCTACGTGCATCATATATTATTAACAGTAGGCACAGTTGTGTTACCTACCATATTAAgatgtcatgttttctttttgttagtAGGGGTAAATGGGCCTACAGCAGTGTTGGTGCTAGTTGGCCCTCTGACCATTATCtaattcacaataaaatgtaatttgattcacagtaggattttttttctctgtactTTGAGTGTAAATATGatatctctcacacacacacatacattttgctGAATATCTGTTTTTGCCTGTATGCCAACCAGTTTCAGCCTGTGCTCCActccttgtttgttttatattgttttattttgttctgatgtGTTTCTTggtctttatttttaatgtatgtctCTTTCTCACTTTATCTAATCTTCGTTCTTAACTATCTATATGTCTCTGCACCTGTTTTCACTTGCTCTGTTATCACCGCGTCACAcagttaagttaaaaaaatgaatgtaaatatGGTGCCAGagtcaataaaaataatcataatacaACTTGTTTACCAAATTAAAACGGATGGAGGAGGATCTCCAGACCCCCTGAAAAAGGGTCTGGGCAAattatttatacattatttaaTAATGTTTCTTTATTAACTGGCCCTAGGCCCCCTGGCATTTAGCAAAAGTGGCCCCAGGGCAATGCAATTTGGGTATCTCGGGCCTACTGTATAAATGTTCACATCTGTAGGAAAAATCTCAAAATTGGCTTTTTTACTGAAGTGTCtcaaaacaaaatgctgttgTAATGCTGCTCATGTTTGCCTCCTGTGTACACGCAGTCTTAACGGTGATAAACATCAGACAAGGTGTCAAAAAATCAAAAACTGTCACAGAGCTGAGATCCTGTGGCTCTTCAGCAGTCACTCAATAACAGTTTTGTTATGCAATACTGAACCTAACATCATCAGTAGTTTTTCCACTCACACACTCGTTAACCACATCCAAGCTGACAGAGGCTAATATATTGTGTCTTttgacccctctgtctgcagcaGCCTGAAGAAGTGTGAGGAGTGTTTGTTTAGTGTGCAGAGTGAGCTGGCGGAGAATGAGAAGTCAATGACTATGTTTACAGAACAACTGAAGAAACTGGAAGACGAGGCACCTGGGTCATGAAGGCCTGTCAGGGAGCTGAGGttggcatttttttattttctttatgtttaagcctctttttttgttttttacagaattTCATAGTAAAATGCCCATATGCTTTACACCcatccaaaaatattagtttcCTGCTCCATGAGGTATTCCTGACAACTGTTTATCATGAGTAAGTTGAGAACCACAGCCTTTTCTTGTCCTATAGGATACACTTCCTGAGGTTCAGTTGACCATTTGGGACAGTGTGATAAACAAATTAGTAGCTGGATGTTTCAAAAATTTCTGAAGTTAAATGTGGACAAATGTGAAGTCATTGTTTCTGGGGCCAGTGAAGAAAGACTCATCGCCTGTGCTCACCTTAATAGTCTGTCCTTGCAGAGTAGAGTTATCCTTAATTAAGACTTTAATTTCAGAAGTCACATTAAATCAATAAGAAAATCAGCCTTTGACCACCTTAGAAATATCACACAACTCAGGGACTTGATGTCAAAACAGGATCTAGAGAAACCTGTACATGCTTTTATCACTAGCAGACTGGACTACTACAATGGACTGTTCACATGTCTGTGTAAGACAGCATTCAGACAGCTACAGCTCCAGAATGTAGCTGTATTTGTAACAAGGACTGTAAAGACTCAGCATGTAACTCCTGTTCCCAGATCACTACACTGGCTACCAGTCTCTTACAGAATCAGCTTCAAAATTCTATTGCTTGTCCATAAACCAGTCAACGGTTTAGGTCTAAGATACTTGTCAGATCTCCTGACCCAGTATGAATCACGCAGACCTCTCAGGTCGAATGGTTATTCCCGGAGTAACAACTAAACATGGTGAGGCTTCTTTTAGTTTCTGTGCTGCCCAAATGTGGAACAAATTGCCAGAAGAGCCAAGACTTGAAACACATTGAGCACTTTCAAATCCAAGCTAAAGACCAATCTCTTCACCATtggttttaattaattaattaaattctCAAAATGTCTCCTGAATATTCCAAAAATTTTAAAACAGAACGTAAATACGATTCAGCGTAATTAACAAACGTGTGCAAAGCCTGTAGCCTGTGGACCAGTAGTTTCATGTCAAAACGCCATGACTTTTACTTCCTGGAAAGCGGCTGCACTGTGTCTATAGTGGTTACATGGTTAGTcagtcaaacaaacatgttcaTGTAGAAACTAGCTGCAGTACACCCATCTTTCCCTTCCTCCTTTTAACTCGGCTGTAAACATGGTGTCACCAGCAGTTAACTAGAGAAAGCTTTTGGATTGGTTTGTTCTTCAAAGAGTTTTCAGCTGTGGGTCATTAGTCCAAAGTCCAGTCCTTTAGTAGGCCTCCACAGCTGTGCACACGTGGCTCGGATTTATCTGCCAGCGGACTTTTGGCGAGCTAAAATACTTCAAGAGATAAAATGATGCACTGGACCAAAATGAAGAAAGAAGTAAGAGTTTGACTTTGACTACTAtttccccttttctctctgttaGCATTATGAGCATACAGGAGAATTGTAACAGCTAACCATATCCTGAATAGATATTCCTGTCTTTGCTGACTTGTTTTTCCACTCACTCATTCagtacattgtttttaaaataaagtactTTAAGTAGATGTTGCTGATAATACTCAGACTTTTCCttaaggttttgaatgcaggactttaacttgtaatgGAGTGTTTTCACAGTGAGGTATTAGTAGGGGAAACCGAGGTTGGTTGGCACACTTTTCACTCTCTGCTGTACTTCTCTGGCATAATTTATGTTAGAATATTCTAACCAGCAGGAAATGGAAGATTAAGGTCTGAactataaataaacatgttttgattTACACAAAGATTTCTAAAATTAGGTGATTTGTAatttaggtcattttgtgttgggTTGGTTGGCATGATGTTTAAATGCTGTAGTTACAAAAAACTGAAGTAACCAGTAAAAACAATCTGAATATTCAGTCAAACAAGAACCAGAaaggcggcatggtggtgcagtcattagcattgttgccttacagcaagagggttcctggttcaaacccagggtgggggagcccctctgtgcagaccttgcatgttctccccgtgtcagcgtgggttttctccgggtactctggcttcctcccacagtccaaagacatgcaggttaactggtgactctaaattgcccgtggGTGTGAacgtgagcgtgaatggttgtctgtcacactcagtacgtttacatgcagcttgagaaaatcgaattattggcttagtccgactgaaactggacttttaaatgcatgtaaacagcttagtctgactgaaattggactatccgTAGCTCGACTTACATACCTAGGCTTTCAACCGGAAAAAGAAGGAGATAAtgtagcagcagtgcagtaactcccggaaaaacaaagaaataaacaccatgGCGACCGGGAAGCAGAAGACGATTAACATGTAAAGCATGTACGAAACATACAGAGCCACAGCAACATCCATCTCCGCCATCTTCATTCGTCATTAGCTTCCTCTTCAGGTCAACTGGAACTAGTTCAATATGCGCTATAGGCAGAATCAGACatacttggtcagaaatttgattttctcttctgcatgtatacCCAGACAGGACGAGAAGTctgacttgactgattagccgagctatgagcttagctcgaCTACTGCGTGCATGAAACGTACTGAATGTggcagccctgcgatagtcagGTGACCTgaccagggtgtaccccgcctctcgcccagtgccagctgggatagattcaagattcaagattcaagattcaagaccTTTTTTTGGTCCCTGAGGGGCAATTGATTCTGCCGCAGtagcaataaaaaacaacagcaacaaacaacaatgacaacaacaaggTTGACACACACAAGGCAACAGTCACATAAAATCAGTcgtaactaaataaataataacgCATACTTGAATAAATATGAACTAATGATGATGCTACCTGTACTGTACAGAGTTAAGCAGTGAGATGGCAGAGGGTATGAAGGAGAATTTGTATCTGTTAGTTTTGGCTAATGGTTGTCTGAGATGGGAACCAGAGGGCAGGAACTTAAATTCTGAATGCAGGGGGTGAGTGCTGTCGGACATAATGGATTTTTCCTTCTTTGATAGCTGGTTATTGTACCGTTCTGAAAGGGTTTTTTGCTGAGTGGCAATGATTTTACTGCTGACATTTGTTATCTTGGTTAATgagtttttctgtttcagattGAGTGATGCAAACcagcaaataaaagaaaaggtgacaaCAGACTCAATAAAAGATCTATAAAACATTGTCATCAGAGATCTGTCGACCTGGAACTTTGCCAACTTCCTTAGGCAAAACAGACGCTGCTGGCTTTTCTTGATCAGCATGTCGGTGTTTTCCTCAAAAGTCAGTTTATCGTCGATTATGATGCCCAAGTACTTGTACGAATTGACAATCTCCACAATTTCTCCATTTACAGTGGCATTTACAGGGGCAGGATGGTTGCGTCTAAAATCAATGcgcatgttctttgtttttgtgacacTCAGTTCCAAAAAGGCTTCATTGCACCACTTTAAAAACTCATTTAAAACGGGACCATGGGACATTTCAGTGTCATTTAACAGGCTCACAATaactgtgtcatctgcaaatttAACAATGTGATGGTTTTCAAATTTACTACGGCAGTCGTTTGTGTACATGATataaaggagaggagaaagaacacCGCCTTGTGGGGATCCAGTTGATGTTTTTAATAGAGTGGATATGTGCTCATTTACTCTAACCCTCTGAGACCTGTCAGTGAGAAAGTCCAAGATCCAACCCACAATGTTACAGTCCAGCTTGAAATGTTCGGTGAGCTTTTCCACCAGCAGGTGGGGCTGAATCGTATTGAACGCTGAGGAAAAGTCCACAAATAACAGTCTGGCATGGTTCTTGCTGCCCTCTAAATGCTTGTGAATGAGGTTAAGAAGAGTGATGGTGGCATCCTGCACCCCCCTGTGGGTGCGATATGCAAATTGAAGAGGGTCCAGAAGATGTTCAATTTTGCCCAGTAGTTCCTTTTTTATGAGTTTTTCCAGTGATTTCATTATTAGTGAGGTCAGGGCAACTCGTCTGTAATCATTCAGGGATTTAGGGCGGCTTTTTTTGGCGATGGGAACAATTGTTGATTGTTTCCACAGGGTCGGAACTCTCTGTTGACTGAGTGACAGATTAAAAATATGGTTAAAGATAGGGCCCAGTTGGTCGGCACAGTGGATCAGCAAACGGCTGCCAATATTGTCAGGGCCAGGGCTTGTGTTCATTTTGCAGTGCTTAAAAGTATTCACAACATCCTGAACAtagggataggctccagcccccccatggTTCCTAACAGTATAGGCAGttaagaaaaatgaatgaatgaagaaccagaaaacacaaacatttagtAGAATATCTGCCcattttaaaaaccaaacaacattTTAAGCGATTAATCAGTAGGAATGTCACATTACTTTtgccattaaaataataataaaactatagaaaaacattttgtttttgttgttgtttgttcaatcattttagtttctcaaaataaagtAACAATTGCAACCAACACCCCAGAAATCagtgtgccaaccaaccccgCTCACCTTTGACCCAACTGTttgatgaatgatgaatgatgaaGGTAACACATGTCCTATACCTCTATCTAATGCAGTTTTCCAATAGCCTATTTTCTGATactataaaactgaaatgttaccCTCAGAGAAAACGTTAGTGACTTTCATATGTTTTAACATATAGTAGATAAGTGCAGGTCTGACGctacatttttgtttctgtgatcCTCATAGGCTCAGAAAATAGctgtgtgccaaccaaccccggtctcccctacttTTACTCacagtaaaggatctgaatatttcTCTTAGCACCGCATATCAGTAGCTCGTGTTACAACAGCCATAGGCTCTCCATTGACAGAGTGAATCTGTCACTGACGCAGAGGGTTAATGATAGCAGCGGAGGGCGCTGTTTACCGTGTTTACCGTGTTTGTCCGCGGCTCATGGTGCTGCTTGGTGTCTCGGCTTTCATGGCCGCCCGGCTGACAGCAGTCTCCCCGTGTGACAGGAGCTCGAGAGGCAGTATTCACCCAGCCGGTGGTCGCACAGGATGTCGGCAGACGACGTGATCAAGGCTCACGTGAAGGCTTTAAAGGAAGGTCGGTGTGTTTCGAGGCTAACACGTTAATTCACGGCAACGCACAGAAATCCGGTTGAGCCGAGCAGGCAGGCCAGCAAGCAGCGTTAGAGGAGCACAGGTGTATTAAATGTGTTTCCCTGTCGAAGAATTGCAGCCTGAGATTAGATCTGTATATTTTGATATGTATTTTGACTTAGAGAACGGAGGCTGCTAATTATATTTCAcacatattattttttttaactaaaataATCAGTCTAAAGAGGCTCTGTGGGTTAACAAGTTACACATTGGTGACTATTGTTGATGAGTTTTGAAGATTTCTAGAGCAACTTCATCTTTGGAgtcaacataacattttatgaagacagaaaaatacaTGCTTCCAAAATACATGCTCCTTCTCTTGTACATATTCCACACAGTACTACATAATTGGGACATTCATTGAATTTGTGGAGCATACTCTGCCAGGTTTTGTAGCCTATAAAAGGGAAATTGGAAATGAGGACTACTTAAATATGTTGCCTCTTTCTGTTCTACAGAATGTGGATTATAATTAAATATGCCTCTGCACAAGGGGGGACTTGATTATGAATGGTGTAAACACTTTGATTTGATGCCTTATTAGAGAGCAGACGACAGGGAAGTGAGAAGTGTTTGGGGAGAGAGCTGGGGAATGACATGATGCAACAAAGATCCCGTTGCCATTCATGATCAGTGCCTTAATCCCCTGGTAGCTTATGGCACCCCATGGGAAACTGTTTATGGATAAAACAACTATATGagaatgtttatttttgtctaaACCTGTGAATTAGATCCCTAAAAATCCACAATGTCCTAATACACCCAGATATATTAAAAGGCATGGCTCTGATGGTGCTCAAATTGATAATATTTCACATTGTTGCTTTGATACCGTGTGTGTCCAGGTACGGAGCGTGCCCGGGGTCTGGCTCAAACGTTGCTCAACGTGCCATATGGagaaggagatggagagaagcTGGATGTCTACATACCCAGCACCAACTCTTTGGGTACGGACATTTGTGACTGCCATGACAACCCCACTGGAATGCTTCAGATATACAGAAGCATAGATAGTGTGTGAGGATTAACAGGCCTGATTCCCTCTGTTTCAGATGTCCCCCTTGTTATTTACCTACATGGAGGCTACTGGCAGTTTCTCAGGTACAGTGTTGTGTTCTCCTCTGTCGCAGTGCAAATGATGATTTCTTGTTCAGGTTTTTCACTTTGATTCTTTGTGCTCACACAGTAAGGAGGAGTCAGGATTCATGGCTGTCCCCCTCATTGATAAAGGCGTAGTAGTGGTTGCCGTCGGCTATGACATCGCCCCCAAAGGTAGAGGCTTTTGATTTCTGACAAGGTTGTTTCTGTTCTCGgggggaaaagaaaaatgaagatGAACTTCACGTCTTTTTCAGGCAACATGGACCTGATGGTGTCTCAAGTACGTAGGAGTATTGTGTCCGTTGTGCAGCAGTATTCTCACATCAGGTACCCATGCTTGTTTTCTGACCCTATTTTAAAGTTAGTACattacattaaatatattttatgtcaCCATCACAAATCTAAtgtgcctgtttgtgttttatgatCTCTCCCTCAGTGGTCTGTACCTGTGTGGCCACTCAGCTGGGGCTCACCTGGCTGCAATGGTCCTCTCCACTGACTGGTCGCAGTACAGCGTCACTCCTCAGATCAAAGGTGAGGTCCATCAGGTGAAACAGGACGAGTGATAGATATGGCTGAGCCTGGCCTCGTTATGAGTGACAGAGGATGCAATGATGCTCAGAAATGTAACATTCAGACACAAATGCTGTATAGCTGAtgtacttttttctttgttgttgtttatctaATTGTTTTACAGGTGCTTTCCTCATCAGTGGCATATATGACCTGCTGCCCATTCTGTCCACCTACGTCAATGAGCCTCTGAAAATGACAGAGTACGTTCCTCACTACAGCGCATATAACTTTGAAATTTGCAAGTTGATGAAACAGAACCAGaaggttttctttttcatttgttctaTGTAATCAATTTAAATTTGCAAGATTATGTGGAAAGCTAAGAAAAGCTGTCAGGCCATTTCCCCACTGATCAAAGTCTTGGGAAAGACTACATGGGGAAAAGTTTTATAAATCCTTGTGTGGCTCCAGAGAGAGCTAACCCTCAAGTGATTGCTCACATGAGTCAGCGTCAGCTGcagactagggctgggcgatataactGCTATATACAATACAGTATATCGATATATTAGGGTCAAGCTGCATTATATAAGGCatgccagtgtgcatctctcctctctctcattctctgcacagctctgccccactcactcacaagttcttcAGCAACactaagagagacacagagctgctcctttGTTTAtgctgtctgttaattagtctgcAGTGTGGcatcggtctatatgttgcatGTGCTACACTAAATCAGTCtatgagatgaatgaaattaccACAGTAGCACAGGTGCAATACAGCGCTGCGCtgcatgtgtgggagacagagctgcCTGATTGTGTCAGGTGAGCGTTTATTCACTagttgtgtgtgaggtggatcatcgCACATCACCGGACTTCTAAAAAGCAGTgacaacacagacgtttcatatACAAGACGTGTATAACGCAGACAAAGTGTCTCTCGCGCCTTCCCTCCCTCAACCTCTCTGCTGATGCTATCTGCATGAATAAGATAAATAGtctaaataaatagaaatatttaaataattttcatttattttaaaggcCATGGAAAGTGAGCTTTTAACTCCCCCCATAAAGATTTGAATAGTTTGATGGACAATGGATTTAGGCCTGATATTATAGTTTTCTGGCCTGTACTGCAAATCTTTAAACTTTTGTAGCTCAAAACGTTAAcgtacagccctgctatttattttatacaaGTTTGCATGTACATCTTAtacagctgtatattttcaaacagggaaaaaatccccgtctttatattttattttgatcacagtctgtttttataaaagtgcttgcgacatctcaaatgtggctttgacttgcaactgaacatgtagcccattaCGCAGAAAATagatatatatcatgtatcaccattcagcctgaaaatacagagatatgaattttgtccatattgcccagccctattgCAGACcacaagtttgaaaatgaaaataaatctggGGGTCTGGAGTTGGACAGAAATAAGTGAGCTCACCAGACCTGTGTAGCCTGCTCCTCATCAGCTACATTAGCCActactagcataacacaccTAAGTCTCTCACTAAATGCTTGAGAGTAAAGTAGGCACCAGGTTTAaacaaggaagaagaagagtaaaaaaacaatatccTGGAGTGCAGTGCTAAATTGATGGAGTACTCTTATCTGACCAGATAAACAGGGTTTTACAGTAATCAGACTATgacaacatgcaaacacattatGCAATTTCCTTCCTTAACCTGATAACTCAGTAATCCAGTGAGTTTTCGACGTTATGGGCCTGGAGTTACTGGATGTAAAAATCTGTTTGTCAGAGATTTGTTAGAATATCAGTCCTAATGTGTCAGTTGACATTTGGCATTTCttacaaaaacagcaatgacataaatatattttttaggaTACTCCATTTTGAGCTCCTTTAATTCGCATGCAAATTTGACAAATCGAACTGTTTCGGTCTTGAAGATTTTCACATGTAAAAACTAATGTAGAGAGCTTTGTGTTTGAGAGTGTTGTGATTGTGTTTGTGGAGGAGAACTGTGCATTCAAAGGCccttgtgtgtgtctctgctggTCTGTGGTGCCAGTCAGTATTTGACTCCCCTGTCCCCTGGGTGTCTCCTGTTGGCAGGGAGGTGGCGGTGAGGAACAGCCCCAGCAAGCTGGTCCCTCAGCTCAAACTCTCCTCGTCCAGCTGCCACATCATTGTGGCCGTTGCTGAGAATGACTCACCGGAGTTTCGCAAGCAGTCGGAAGACTACCACAAAGTCAGTGCTGCTGATGGAGCATGAACACTATGTTGGTTAGAGTATGGACGTAATTATGTATgaaaggtgccctgtggaggTTTCTTCTTCACTGCCTTTGTTGGTGCATTGctatgtttctttgtgtgttactgccagcagctgtcagtcagtgcagTAGTGTGAAACAGGTAGCAGGAATGTGTATGACATGCATGTGCTTCCTTGTTTATAGTGCAAACAAAATGGAAACCCGCCAGTAAAAACATTGCACTGTAGCACTGCTAGTGCTGTAAGATTGTAAAATATAGGGGGACTTAGTGGCATCTTACAGTGAGGACAGCAGATTGCAGAAAgctgtccattctgggctactgtagaaacatggtggtgcgacatggcgatctccgtagacaaggacccactccttttgtagatataaacaactcattccaaagtaatgaaaacacattgactcttttttaggtgattatacactaaagaaaacatacttaatatattatattccatttctgccaatatatcctctaaatcccacacactggacctttaaggttgacgatattttttttctttttactatcAATTTataagatgatttttttttaatggtgtagtttataaaatgtcaacaaatagTGGGAAGTGCCCATCACAAGTTTTTTGACCCTGAGGTGATGTCTTTAAATcacttgttttgtccaaaccAAATACTGTATGAATTTAATTTAGCATAATTAAAACAGAGAAGAGCAACAAATCTTTACCTTCACATTTATAAACTGGAACCAGAGGAAATTTGCaattttgcaaatttgcaatTTTTACACTTAATAAGAAACCCAGTCAGTCAGTTTTCTGTCAATCGATCTGGCTGTGACCTCTTGTTGGTTGAAAACATCCTACAGTTCTTCATTTCATTGCTTTTGAAGATGCCGAACATCTCAGCGGGTTAACACCTTGACAGTTTCACAAACTGACAAATTACATTTCAGTGTAAATTAGTTATAATCATGCTTTCTTAAGATACATAAAgttagaatttaaaaaaaaaaaagatgtgtgtatatgtgccaCTTCTTTACCGATTCCTTCTGGCTTTAAAGACTTTGGAGGCGTCCGGACTGGATGTGACCATGGAGGATGTGCCGAACACAGACCACTTCAGTATCGTTGAGCAGCTGGTAGATGGAGAGTACCACCTAACAAAGGTACACACAAAAATCATGATGAATGTTGGTGTTCACTTTTTggtttcttcctttctttctttctttctctctctctctgaccatCAGCTTTACAGTTTTAATCTACAATAATAAAGTAAATCTGTAACTGTGTGTGCTTATGACAACAATAGAAATCTTAAACCTGCTAGAACTGCTGATTTCCAGAACATGATCCTTGACACAATCAGCGACCTTTTCATCAAACATCCATCATTTTTAGCAGTTTTCCACAACATACAGAATACACTGAATGCATGTAGTGCGTTTTGTTACAGTCTTTAAGGTGGTTTTATGGATA
The window above is part of the Epinephelus moara isolate mb chromosome 5, YSFRI_EMoa_1.0, whole genome shotgun sequence genome. Proteins encoded here:
- the afmid gene encoding kynurenine formamidase isoform X2 produces the protein MKACQGAEELERQYSPSRWSHRMSADDVIKAHVKALKEGTERARGLAQTLLNVPYGEGDGEKLDVYIPSTNSLDVPLVIYLHGGYWQFLSKEESGFMAVPLIDKGVVVVAVGYDIAPKGNMDLMVSQVRRSIVSVVQQYSHISGLYLCGHSAGAHLAAMVLSTDWSQYSVTPQIKGAFLISGIYDLLPILSTYVNEPLKMTEEVAVRNSPSKLVPQLKLSSSSCHIIVAVAENDSPEFRKQSEDYHKTLEASGLDVTMEDVPNTDHFSIVEQLVDGEYHLTKLLLKIMGKS
- the afmid gene encoding kynurenine formamidase isoform X1, translated to MMHWTKMKKEELERQYSPSRWSHRMSADDVIKAHVKALKEGTERARGLAQTLLNVPYGEGDGEKLDVYIPSTNSLDVPLVIYLHGGYWQFLSKEESGFMAVPLIDKGVVVVAVGYDIAPKGNMDLMVSQVRRSIVSVVQQYSHISGLYLCGHSAGAHLAAMVLSTDWSQYSVTPQIKGAFLISGIYDLLPILSTYVNEPLKMTEEVAVRNSPSKLVPQLKLSSSSCHIIVAVAENDSPEFRKQSEDYHKTLEASGLDVTMEDVPNTDHFSIVEQLVDGEYHLTKLLLKIMGKS